The Streptomyces taklimakanensis nucleotide sequence CGATCCGGAAGAAGTTGTCCTCCGGGCGGATCCGTCGGTGGCCCAGCACCGTCCGCATGGCCTCGGCCACCAGCCGTTCGTCGCCGGTCAGCCCGTCCCCCGGTCCGTCTTCCGGCGGCTGTTGCGCGGGGGTGCGGGGGGCGGGGAGGGCGGTGCGGTCGGTCTTGCCGTTGGGGTTGAGCGGAAGCGCGTCCAGCAGGTCGCAGGTGGCCGGAAGCAGATGGGCGGGCAGCCGCTCGGACAGCCAGCGCAGCACCTCTTCGGGGTCGGCGCCGTCCGGGCCAGTGGTGATGTAGGCGGCGATCCGGTGCTCGCCGGAGTCCGCCGTGCGGACGGCGACGGCGCCCTCCCGTACGCGCGGATGGCGGGTGAGGGCGTCCTCGATCTCACCGGGCTCCACGCGGAAGCCGTTGACCTTCACCTGGTCGTCGGCCCGGCCGATGATCTCCAGCGTGCCGTCCGCGGTGACGCGCCCCAGGTCCCCGGTGCGGTACAGACGTTCACCGGGGCGCCCGCCGGGTCGGGCCACGAAGCGCTCGGCGGTCAGCGCGGGGCGGCCCAGATAACCGTGCGCCAGGCCGCCGCCCGCCGCGTACAGTTCGCCGGTCTCGCCGGGCGCCACCGGCCGCAGCCCGTCGTCCAGGACCAGGATGTCCTTTCCGGCCAGGGGGCGGCCGATCGGAACGGACGCGGTGGCGGTGTCGGCGGGCGTCACCGGATGGCAGGTGGTGAAGCCCAGGGATTCCACCGGGCCGTAACCGTTGCCGACGCGCAGTCGGGGGTGGGCCGCCAGTACCTTGGCGACATGGGGGCCCGAGGCGCGTTCCCCGGCGGTGAACACCGTGTGCGGTCCGTCGAAGGCCTCCGGGTACTCCTCCACCAGGAAGTTGAACAGGCCGGCGGACAGCTGGAGCTGGGTGACACCGTGGCGCCGGGTCAACTCGGCGATGAGCTGCGGATCGGCGCGCCGACCGGGCTGGAGCACACAGACCCCGCCGAAGAGCAGCGCCCCGTACAGCTCCAGCGCGAAGGCGTCCCAGGAGACGGGCGAGCACTGCAGCCACACCTCCTCGGGGCCGAAGCGGGCGTACTCCTGCCCCGGATAGGTGGCGGTCAGCGCCCGGTGCGGCACGGCCACGCCCTTGGGGCGGCCGGTGGAACCGGAGGTGAACATCACGCAGGCCAGGTCCTCGGCGCCGGCCGGCAGCCCGGGGTCGTCGCCGGGCGCGGCGGCCACCTCGGCGGCCAGCTCCTCCAGCGCCAGGCGCGGCGGCCCCCCTTCGGGCAGCGGCGGCGGTTCGACGCGGCCGTGGGTCAACACCAGGTCGGCACCGCAGTCCGTGATCGTGTCGGCCAGCCGCGCCGCCGGGAAGTCGGGGTCCAGCAGGGTGTAGGCGGCGCCGGTCTTGAGGACCGCGAGCAGCCCGGTGACGAGCTCGGGCCCGCGTTCGGTCAGCAGCGCCACCAGGGAACCGCGCCCCACGCCCCGCGCGGCGAGGACGTGCGCCAGGCGGTTCGCCCCGGTGTTCAGTCCGGCGTAATCGAGGCGTCCGCCGTCGAAGAGCAGGGCGGTCGCCTCCGGGGTGCGGTCGGCCTGGATCTCGAAGAGACGGTGGACCGGCAGCCCGGTGCCGGCGGCCAACACGGTCAGCCAGTCGTCGCACAGCTCGGCCATGGTGGCCGCGTCGAACAGATCCCGGTCGTACTCGAAGCGGCCGGTGAAACCACTGCCCCGATCGTCCACGGAGACCGACAGGTCGAAGCGGGCCACGGGGTGCGGGTACAGCGCCCGGGTGACGGTGGCGTCCCCGATGGTCAGCGGGCGCTCGCCCAGCGGATGCTGCTCCAGCAGCACCTGGCACAGCGGATTGCGGTCCTGCGGCGGGTCGGTGAGCACCCGGTCGACGATCTCGTCGAAGGAGGCGTCCTGATGCCGATAGGCGCCCAGGCAGACCTCCCGAACATGGCGGACCAGCTCACGGAAGGACAGCTCCGGGGCCGGACGCAGCCGCAGCGGCAGCAGGTTGACGAAGTAGCCGATCAGGTCGTTGAGTTCGGCGCGGTTGCGAGTGCTGACCGGGCTGCCGATCACCAGGTCGGTCTCGCCGGAGCGGCGGCGCAGGGCCGACGCCAACCCGGCGAGCAGCACCATGTACGGGGTGGCGTCCTCGTCGCGGGCCAGCTCCCGCACCGCGCGGGCCAGCGAATCGGGCATCGCGAAGGTGTGGCAGGCGCCGCGGAAGGCCTGGGTCGCCGGCCGCGTCCGGTCGGGGGGCAGCGCCGGGCCCTCCGGGGCTCCGGCGAGTTGCTCGGCCCAGTAGGACAGCTGCGCCTCGGTGTGCTCGGGGTCGGCGTACTGCCAGGCGCTGAAGTCCGCGTACTGGACGGGCGGCCCGGCCGCCCGGGGCCGGCGGCCCTCGCGCAGCGCCGCGTAGCTCTCGGCCAGTTCGCGTTCCAGCACCGGTAGCGAGCCCTCGTCCCACACGATGTGGTGGAAGATCAGCAGCAGCACGCTCTCCCCCGCGGGCCCCTCGGGAAAGAAGTGGGCGCGCAGCGGAGGACCGTCCGCCAGGTCGAGGGGCCGGGCCACGGCCTCCTCGATCAGCCGGGGAACGCGTTCGGCGGGCGCCTCGGCGACCTCGAACGGCACCACGGCCTCGGACCGCACGTACTGTCGGGGGCCGTCCTCGTCGAGACGGAAGACGGTCCGCAGGCTCTCGTGCCGGGCGGCGACGGACTCCAGGGCGGCGTGCAGCAGCGCCGGGTCCATCGGACGGTCGAAGCGGAACACCCAGGGCACGGAGTAGGTGGTGGTGCCGGGATTCCACTGCTCCAGGAACCACAGGCCGCGCTGGAGTTTGGACAGCGGTGCCCGGTCGTGTCCGGCCGCGGTGAGGGGAGCGCGGTCGCCGCCGTCGGTGCCGCCGACCGCGGCGGCGAAGGCGGCCAGCTCGGGAGCCTCGAAGATGGTGTAGGGCGAGACCGGCCCGAAGACGTCGAAGACCCGGCCGACGACGCGCACGGCGGTCAGCGAGTCCCCGCCGAGGTGGAAGAAGTTGTCCTCCCGCCCGACCCCGGAGACGCCGAGCGCCTCGGACCAGACCGCGGCGATCACCTGCTCCGCGGGCGTCGTGGGGGGCGTGGTGCCGCGCGGCGCCGCCTCGCCCCCGGGAGCGGGCAGCGCCCGCCTGTCGATCTTGCCGCGGTCGGTGAGCGGGAAGGAGTCCAGCACGGTCGACGTGGCCGGGAGCAGGTGCTCGGGCAGCCGGGCGGCGAGGTGCTCGCGGACCCGGGCGTGGTCGGGCACGGTCTCCGGCGCCCCGGTGACGTAGGCGGCGAGTCTGCCCTCGTGCCCGGTGACGGCGCAGGCGGTCACCCCGGGACAGGACGCCAACGCGGCCTCGACCTCGCCCGGCTCCACCCGGAAGCCCCGGATCTTCAGCTGGTCGTCGGTGCGGCCGAGGAACTCCAGGGCGCCGTCCGCCCGCTGCCGGACGAGGTCGCCGGTGCGGTACAGGCGGGCGCCGGGGGTGTCCGCGTGCGGATCGGGCAGGAAGCGCTCCGCGGTGCGGGCCGGGTCGCCCCAGTACCCGGCGGCCAGGACGTCTCCGCCGAGGTACAGCTCACCGGGGGTGCCGGGCGGGCAGGGGCGCAGCCGCTCGTCGAGGACGCGCGCCGCGCGGTCCCCGACCACGTTCCCGATCGGCACGGCTCCGTCGGAGCCCGCCGCGTCGTCCGGGGCGACCGGGTGCACGGTGGCGGTGACGACGGTTTCGGTGGGGCCGTAGGCGTTGAGGAGCGGCACTCCGGTGTGCCGGTGCCAGTCGGCGGCGGTGCCGGGGTGGAGGCGGTCGCTGCCGGAGACCATCAGACGCAGCGGACCGGGCCGCCAGGCTCGGGCGGACAGCGCGGCGGTCAGCTCCCGGAAGTGCCCGGCGGAGAGGTTGGCGACCGTCACCCGCTCGGTGGCGAGGAGGTCCAGCAGCTCCCCGGGCGCCATCAGCTGTCGCTCCGGCAGGACCAGGCAGGCCCCGGCCGCCAGGGCGGCGGTGACCTGTTCGAGGAAGACGTCCACGGTGGGCCGCGCGTACTGCAGGACCACGTCCTGGGGGCACAGTCCGAACCGTTCCGTCACGGCCGTGACGTGCGCGGCGAGCGCGGACGTCGGAACCAGCACGCCCTTGGGCCGTCCGGTGGTCCCCGAGGTGTAGAACAGACAGCCGCGGGCGGCGGGGACGTCGACGGCCTGCCGACCGCGGGCGGCGGGGACGCCGTCGGCCACCAACAGGGCGGCCCCGGAATCCGCCAGCAGCAGCTCGGTGCGGTCGGCGGGGGCGTCGGGGTCGAGCGGCAGGTAGACGCCGCCCGCGCGGAGCACGGCGAGCAGTCCGACCACGTAGTCCAGCCGGTCGCGGCTGGAGACCGCGACCACCTGGCCGGGGGCGATCCGCGCGGCGAGCGCGTCGGCCAGTTCGTCCAGCTCCCGGTAGCCGACCTCACGGCCGGCCCGGCGCACGGCCGGGCGGTCCGGGGAGGGGCAGGGGACCGCCGAGGCGAAGGGGTAACCGCAGGAGGACATGGTTCACCTCGATGAGTCGAGTCGGTTCGACGGGGGAACGGAGGGGGACCAGAGGTCCTCGGGACCGAGGACGTCCGGCCGGTACTTCCCGAGCGCGCTGATCAGCAGGCGCATCTCCAGGGCCAGGCACTCCACCAGGCGGGCCAGGCCCTGTCGGGGGTCCTCGGCGACGGCGAGCAGCGCGGCCCGCCCCAGCCCGACGGCAGTGGCCCCGAGCGCCAGGCACTTCACGGCCCGGCCGCCCTCCCACATGCCACCGGAGACCAGCAGTCCGGGCAGCGGCCCGCCCAGGCGGCGCAGGCACTCGGCCAGGGGCAGCCCCACCTGTCCGAGGAAGACCTCGGGCGCCCAACCGGTGCCGCCCTCGGCGCCGTCCACGGTCACCGCGTCCGCCCCGGCCGCCACCGCGAGCCGCGCGGCGTCCGCCACGTCCCGGCCCGGCGGCAGCTTCACCCAGACCCGGGCCCGTGGGTAGTTGTTGCGCATCAGCCGGATCTGCTGCCGCAGGATCTCCTCGGTGAGCGTGCCGGGGCTGCCGGAGCGCAGCACCCGCCGCCCCTCGAAGAGGGGATCCACCACGAAGTGCTCCCGCATCCGCTCCGCCGCGGCCTCCGGCAGCACGGTCATCCCGCCCAGTCCGGGCTTGGCGCCCTGGCCGGCCTTCAGCTCGAAGGCCAGGCGGCCCGAGTCCAGCAGCGGCTGCGCCGCCGGGTCGCTGTAGGCGAGGTTCCACACCTCGGCATCGGCGTCCTCGGTGCTCTGCTGCACCACGACGCCGCCGCGCCCCTCGGGGGCCGTCTCGGCGTAGGCGACGAGGCGGGCCAGCACCGAGGAGTCCCCGGGGGCGTCGCCGCCCCGGCCGTAGCCGTGCACGGAGGTGACGTTCTCCCCGATGACCAGGGGAACCCCCATGACCCCCGCCTGACGGCTCAGCGCGAGGCCGAGGCCCCGGTCGCCGGCGGCCCGGGTGGAGCCGAGCGCGGAGAGGTAGAGCGGCAGCGCCGAGTGGAAACCCCCCACCGTGACCTCGAGGTCGACGTCGCGGTAGGTGGGCTCGTGGCCCAGTTCGACGAGACGGGCCAGCCGGCCGGGCATGAAGACCGGCGGGACCAGCCGCAGGGCGTCCAGGGCGTCCGGGGCGCCGGATCCGGCGGGTACCCGGCCGCCCCCGTAGAGCACCTGCCCGTACTCACCGGGCGGCGGAAAGGCGGCGGCGGCACCCAGCCGGGCGCGGCGCCGCACCTCCTCCTCGGGGAAGCCGGGGGCGGTGATATCGCTCACGGCGAGACCACCCCGGGCAGCTTGGGGTAGGCACTGGCCTGCCAGACGGCGTCCAGCCCGGCCACGTACCGGGTCAGGCGTTCCACGCCGATGCCGAAGCCCGCGCTGCCCGGGAGGCCCTCGCGCACCAGGTCCAGATACCAGCGGTACTTCCGGGGGTTCTCCCCGGTCTCCCGCATCCGGGTGACGATCTCGGCGTAGTCGTTGGTGCGCTCGCTGCCGCTGCACAGCTCGCCGTAGCCCTGCGGGGCGATCAGGTCGAAGTTCCGCAGCACGCCGGGCGCGGCGGGGTCCTCCCGGTCGTAGAAGCCGCGCGAGCCCTTGGGGTAGTCGGTGACGAGGAACGGACGGTCGGACTTGGCCGACAGGATCGCCTCGCCCTCCCAGTCCAGTTCGGCGTCCGGACTCTGCCCGTGCCCGAGGTCACGCAGTTCGCGCACCGCCTCCGCGTGGGTGACGCGGCGGAAGGGGCCCGTCGACAGGGGCCGGAAGGCGTCCGGGTCGCGGCCCAGTCGTTCCAGCTCCCCGGGGAGGCCGGTGACGGTCCGGTTCACCATGTGGACGACCAGCCGCTCCAGCAGCTCCATGACCTCCTCCCGGGAGGCGCCCGCCACCTCCACGTCCAGTTGGTGGAACTCCGCCAGGTGACGGCTGGTGTGCGCGGTCTCCAACGGCTCCAGACGGACGTTCGGGGCGATGCAGAAGATCTTGTCGAAGGCCAGCAGCGACGCCTGCTTGTAGAGGATGGCGCTGGTCATCAGCTTGTAGCGGTGGCCGTAGAAGTCGATGTCCACCTGTTTGGCGCCCCGGGCCCCCGGATCGGTGACCGGGCCGATGACGGGTGGCAGCAGCTCGGTGAACCCGGCCTCGCGCAGGTATTCGCGGGCCGCGCCGAGCAGTTGCTGCTGGACGCGCAGCACACTCCGGGTGCGGGCGGAGTTCAGGTGTACGCCGGGGTCGGTCGGCGGGATGGTGACTTCTGCTTCGGACATGGCGCCGCTTCCTCTCTCTTCCGTTTCCGGTCGTCCGCTCCGGTGGTCCCGGGGCGGTCCTCGCGGTCACCGGGCGCGGGCCGCGGCGACCGCGGCCCGCCGGTCGTAGCTCCGACTGACGTGGTTCAGGGCGTCGAGCAGCCCGGCGGAGTCGACCCCGGCGCCGCCGGTGGCCGTGTGGCGCCCCAGCGGCATGGCCCCGATGTCCGTCCAACGCAACCGCCCCGCGCCGTCCAGGCAGCTGCGGGATCGCCCCGCGTTGGCCGGGTGCAGGCAGTGGGGGACATCCAGGTAGCCGCGGGCGAAGGCGTCGACCAGCGCCCGGCCGATGTCCCCGTCGAGGCTCAACACCGCCTCGACCAGCGCCCGTGCCTCCTCGTACACGCCGGTCCCGGAGTCGGTCCCGGCGCCGGCACCGGCGCCGTTCTCCGCGCGGCCGGCGGCCGCGGCCGCCGCCGCGGCCTCCTCCAGGGCGCGCACGTTCTCTGCGACGGTGGGGATGCGGTGCGCCTCGGCGGCGGTCTTGACGATCAGCCGCGCGGCCCCGGTCCGCACCGCGAGCCGCGCCGCGTCCGTGAGCAGCAGCCGGGCGCCGCCGGGGGTCCGCGGATAGACGCCCATGTAGGCGTAGACGACGATGTGCCAGTCGGTGTCGGGCAGCAGTTCGGCGGCGAGGCGGCCGAGCGCGGTGACCGCCTCCGCGTCCTGCGCCGGGCTGGTCTGCTGCGCGTAGCTGAGGGAGATGCTGCGCACCCCGTGCCGTCGGAAGAACACGCCTTCCAGCACGCTGAGCGCCACCAGCAGGCCGGGCGGGCACAGTTGGCCCATCATGCAACCGCCGAAGGTCTCCAGGTGGGGCTCGGGCCCGTGACCCCGTACGGCTGCGAGCAGCCGGCAGCACCGCTCCCAGCAGGCCACCGCCTCCGCCAGCGGGGTCCGGCTGTACGGCAGGCAGTAGGAGACGGGGCCGCCCTCGGTGGCGGTCAGACCGGCGGCGAGCAGGGCGCGGAAGATGTGCTCGGGCCGGGCGGAGCCGTGCCGCACCTGCACGGGGAAGTCGTCCCCGGCGACGCCGCGCAGCACCTCGCGGGTCGTCTCCGGGGAGTGGCAGGCCAGGGGGTAGCCGTTGAGGTCCGCGCCCTCGGCGACCGCCCGCCGCGCGGCGGCGAGGTCCCCGGTGCGGGTGTAGCTGTCCACGGTGAGGGTGCCGACGGTGGTGGCCGCGGCGCTCTTGGTGGCGAGCAGTCCGGCACGCATCCGGGCCGGACGGCCCATCCCCATGCGGGGCTGCACCACCAGGGTCCCCGCCGCGTGTGCGCGCGCCACGAAGCGGCCGAAGGCGGCGCTCATCAGGCCGCCCTCGGCCGCCGGCACGAGCCGGAAGCGGTGGCGAGCGCATCGACGAAGGCCCGGAAGACGTTCAGGGCGCCGGGGCCTTCGAAGACCCCGTCGAAGCCGCGGGCCAGCAGCGTGCGGGCGCGGTCGGCGGCGTCCCCGGCGCCGGTGATGCCGAGCTTGCCGCCGATGACCACGGCCGTCCCGCGTAGCTCCGGGCAGGCTCGCAGGGCCGTGATGACGCGGACGCCCTCCTGGCAGCCGTGCCCGTTGACGCTGCTGATCACGATCAGGTCGGGCCGCCGTGCGCGGCACTCGTCGAGGAGGAGGTCGTCGGGAACACAGGGCCCGAGCACGGTCACCCGGTGACCCGACTCCTCCAGGAGCAGACGTAGGAACACCAGGTTCCAGGTGTGCGCGTCGGAGGCGACGGTGGTGACGGTGACGGTCAGGCCACCCCGCCGCTCCATGCTCCCGCTGTCCATGCGAGCCCCCACGTTCGAGACCGGAGAGTGGGGGGACCCCCACCAACGTCTGGAAAGCTATGGAGCGTTGGGGCGACGGACCGGCAGCTTGCCCGGAACTAAGAGGGCAGTATGGCGGGCGCACCGGCAGATACCGCGGACGCGGCACCGGCGGCGGTGCCGGATGGGGCGGGGTGGACCGGTGGGGCGGTCCGGAGCGCCGCCGGTACGGCATCGGCGGGCCGCCGGCCCGGCACGGCGGCGGGGTGGCGCGGTTCGTGCCGGCGCACGGTCGCGGTCTGGACCGGGCGCGGGGTTTCGTCCCGGAACAGTGGACGGAGCAGGTTCAGCACCCGGTATCGGACCCCGCCGGGAGTGGCCAGCGACCGGATCAGCCCGTGGGTGGTGAGGTCGTGCAGCACGGCCAGGCACTCCTCGACGGGCCGCCCGCTGAGCGGCACCACCTCGTCGAGACCGAGCGTGCCGGGGGCGGTGGCCAGCAGCCCCAGCAGGGTCCGTCGCCGGGGCGGCAGGGCGGTCAGGGCGCTGTACAGCGTGTCGTGCAGGCTCTCCCCGGAGCCGTGGCTGAGCAGCGGGGAGGCGAGACAACCGGGACGGTTGGCCAGCCGGGTCACGAGCTGGGCGGGGGACTGCACCAGGGTCCAGCGTGCGGCCAGCTCCAGGGCCCGGGGCAGCCCGTCGAGGCAGCGGCACAGCTCGGCGATGGCGGGGGCTTCGGCGGCGGTGAGCCGGAACGTCGGTCTCAGCTCGCGCATGCGGGTCACCAGCAGCGCCACCACCGCGTAGCGGCCCAGGGCGGCGGGGTCGTGCTCGGCGCCGAGGGCCGGGACGTCCAGCGGGGCCAGCGGGATCATGTGCTCGCCCGGCAGCCGCAGCGGAAGCCGGGAGGTCACCAGCACCCGCAGCCGGGCGTGCCGGCGGAAGAGGCCGTCCAGCCCCCCGGGCACATCCGGGCCGTCCGTGCCGGGGCCGGCACCGTCGAGCACCAGGAGCGTCGGCCGGTCCCCGAGGTCCCACGCGTGCGCGTGGGCCCAGGCGTCCAACCCGCCCGCCTCCCGGCGGCCCTCCGCGGAGGCCCAGCGCACCGACCACCGCTCGGTCCGGTGCAGTCGCCAGGCGACCTCCTGCGCCAGTCTGCTCTTGCCGACGCCACCGAGGCCGACCACCGACACCAGGCGCCCGCCCTGGGTGGTGAACGCCTCGCACAGGACCTCCGTCTCCGCGTCGCGCCCCAGCAGCACGCCCCGCGGTGGGACGGGTGGGGTGGGCTCCTGCCGGAGCGGCTGCCGTCGGGCCGCCGCCTCGAACGCCTCCCGACCGCGCCCGTCCAACCGCAGCGCGTCGGCGAGGAGGCGTACGGTCTCCTGCCGGGGGCGCAGCACCCGGCCCGCTTCCATGTCCCGGATGGCCCGCACGCTCAGGGTCGCGTGGTCGGCCAGGCACTGTTGGGTCTGCCCCAGCCGCTCGCGCCGGTGTCTGAGCAGCTCGCCGAAGGTGGCCGGGGGCCGGTTGGTGTCCATTGCTGTTCCCTTCGTGATCACGGATCTTTCGGAGGGCGACGGGTGACGCGGACGCCCGTTCACAGCGCCAGCAGCTCGCAACCGGTACAGACGAGACCGGGGGAATCCGCTTCCATCCGGACCGCCACGGAACATCCTGCGGCCAGCGCGTCCACGGGCCGTGGCGATACGAGGAACACGACCGTGTGCAGGGTGTCGCCCCGGATCTCGGCCCATATGTGTTCCACGGAAACACCGAGCGACTCGCAGGCTTGTCGAACAACTTCCGTGGGGTTTTCCCGGTGTGGTATTCCGGCCGCACCGGCCGTAAAAAAGGTGATCCTTACTCCGTGCACAGCGGTCCAGTCAGCCGAGGAACGAAACGGGTGTCCGGCCATATCGTGGCGGATGGGGCGCCGGATATTTTCGGATCGACGAAACGGGGAAGCCCTCCCGCCCGGGAAGGGGAAACGGTCGGATGGTCGGAAGGGAATTCATCGGGGAACTCCCCGCTCCCGTTCA carries:
- a CDS encoding non-ribosomal peptide synthetase, producing the protein MSSCGYPFASAVPCPSPDRPAVRRAGREVGYRELDELADALAARIAPGQVVAVSSRDRLDYVVGLLAVLRAGGVYLPLDPDAPADRTELLLADSGAALLVADGVPAARGRQAVDVPAARGCLFYTSGTTGRPKGVLVPTSALAAHVTAVTERFGLCPQDVVLQYARPTVDVFLEQVTAALAAGACLVLPERQLMAPGELLDLLATERVTVANLSAGHFRELTAALSARAWRPGPLRLMVSGSDRLHPGTAADWHRHTGVPLLNAYGPTETVVTATVHPVAPDDAAGSDGAVPIGNVVGDRAARVLDERLRPCPPGTPGELYLGGDVLAAGYWGDPARTAERFLPDPHADTPGARLYRTGDLVRQRADGALEFLGRTDDQLKIRGFRVEPGEVEAALASCPGVTACAVTGHEGRLAAYVTGAPETVPDHARVREHLAARLPEHLLPATSTVLDSFPLTDRGKIDRRALPAPGGEAAPRGTTPPTTPAEQVIAAVWSEALGVSGVGREDNFFHLGGDSLTAVRVVGRVFDVFGPVSPYTIFEAPELAAFAAAVGGTDGGDRAPLTAAGHDRAPLSKLQRGLWFLEQWNPGTTTYSVPWVFRFDRPMDPALLHAALESVAARHESLRTVFRLDEDGPRQYVRSEAVVPFEVAEAPAERVPRLIEEAVARPLDLADGPPLRAHFFPEGPAGESVLLLIFHHIVWDEGSLPVLERELAESYAALREGRRPRAAGPPVQYADFSAWQYADPEHTEAQLSYWAEQLAGAPEGPALPPDRTRPATQAFRGACHTFAMPDSLARAVRELARDEDATPYMVLLAGLASALRRRSGETDLVIGSPVSTRNRAELNDLIGYFVNLLPLRLRPAPELSFRELVRHVREVCLGAYRHQDASFDEIVDRVLTDPPQDRNPLCQVLLEQHPLGERPLTIGDATVTRALYPHPVARFDLSVSVDDRGSGFTGRFEYDRDLFDAATMAELCDDWLTVLAAGTGLPVHRLFEIQADRTPEATALLFDGGRLDYAGLNTGANRLAHVLAARGVGRGSLVALLTERGPELVTGLLAVLKTGAAYTLLDPDFPAARLADTITDCGADLVLTHGRVEPPPLPEGGPPRLALEELAAEVAAAPGDDPGLPAGAEDLACVMFTSGSTGRPKGVAVPHRALTATYPGQEYARFGPEEVWLQCSPVSWDAFALELYGALLFGGVCVLQPGRRADPQLIAELTRRHGVTQLQLSAGLFNFLVEEYPEAFDGPHTVFTAGERASGPHVAKVLAAHPRLRVGNGYGPVESLGFTTCHPVTPADTATASVPIGRPLAGKDILVLDDGLRPVAPGETGELYAAGGGLAHGYLGRPALTAERFVARPGGRPGERLYRTGDLGRVTADGTLEIIGRADDQVKVNGFRVEPGEIEDALTRHPRVREGAVAVRTADSGEHRIAAYITTGPDGADPEEVLRWLSERLPAHLLPATCDLLDALPLNPNGKTDRTALPAPRTPAQQPPEDGPGDGLTGDERLVAEAMRTVLGHRRIRPEDNFFRIGGNSLAAVRVAMHLSRATGARIRPQLVFQARTVRAIARQLPAADTRRTHDARKADAS
- a CDS encoding glutamate synthase-related protein; translation: MSDITAPGFPEEEVRRRARLGAAAAFPPPGEYGQVLYGGGRVPAGSGAPDALDALRLVPPVFMPGRLARLVELGHEPTYRDVDLEVTVGGFHSALPLYLSALGSTRAAGDRGLGLALSRQAGVMGVPLVIGENVTSVHGYGRGGDAPGDSSVLARLVAYAETAPEGRGGVVVQQSTEDADAEVWNLAYSDPAAQPLLDSGRLAFELKAGQGAKPGLGGMTVLPEAAAERMREHFVVDPLFEGRRVLRSGSPGTLTEEILRQQIRLMRNNYPRARVWVKLPPGRDVADAARLAVAAGADAVTVDGAEGGTGWAPEVFLGQVGLPLAECLRRLGGPLPGLLVSGGMWEGGRAVKCLALGATAVGLGRAALLAVAEDPRQGLARLVECLALEMRLLISALGKYRPDVLGPEDLWSPSVPPSNRLDSSR
- a CDS encoding asparagine synthetase A translates to MSEAEVTIPPTDPGVHLNSARTRSVLRVQQQLLGAAREYLREAGFTELLPPVIGPVTDPGARGAKQVDIDFYGHRYKLMTSAILYKQASLLAFDKIFCIAPNVRLEPLETAHTSRHLAEFHQLDVEVAGASREEVMELLERLVVHMVNRTVTGLPGELERLGRDPDAFRPLSTGPFRRVTHAEAVRELRDLGHGQSPDAELDWEGEAILSAKSDRPFLVTDYPKGSRGFYDREDPAAPGVLRNFDLIAPQGYGELCSGSERTNDYAEIVTRMRETGENPRKYRWYLDLVREGLPGSAGFGIGVERLTRYVAGLDAVWQASAYPKLPGVVSP
- a CDS encoding methylaspartate mutase, which translates into the protein MSAAFGRFVARAHAAGTLVVQPRMGMGRPARMRAGLLATKSAAATTVGTLTVDSYTRTGDLAAARRAVAEGADLNGYPLACHSPETTREVLRGVAGDDFPVQVRHGSARPEHIFRALLAAGLTATEGGPVSYCLPYSRTPLAEAVACWERCCRLLAAVRGHGPEPHLETFGGCMMGQLCPPGLLVALSVLEGVFFRRHGVRSISLSYAQQTSPAQDAEAVTALGRLAAELLPDTDWHIVVYAYMGVYPRTPGGARLLLTDAARLAVRTGAARLIVKTAAEAHRIPTVAENVRALEEAAAAAAAAGRAENGAGAGAGTDSGTGVYEEARALVEAVLSLDGDIGRALVDAFARGYLDVPHCLHPANAGRSRSCLDGAGRLRWTDIGAMPLGRHTATGGAGVDSAGLLDALNHVSRSYDRRAAVAAARAR
- a CDS encoding cobalamin B12-binding domain-containing protein; the encoded protein is MDSGSMERRGGLTVTVTTVASDAHTWNLVFLRLLLEESGHRVTVLGPCVPDDLLLDECRARRPDLIVISSVNGHGCQEGVRVITALRACPELRGTAVVIGGKLGITGAGDAADRARTLLARGFDGVFEGPGALNVFRAFVDALATASGSCRRPRAA
- a CDS encoding helix-turn-helix domain-containing protein, yielding MDTNRPPATFGELLRHRRERLGQTQQCLADHATLSVRAIRDMEAGRVLRPRQETVRLLADALRLDGRGREAFEAAARRQPLRQEPTPPVPPRGVLLGRDAETEVLCEAFTTQGGRLVSVVGLGGVGKSRLAQEVAWRLHRTERWSVRWASAEGRREAGGLDAWAHAHAWDLGDRPTLLVLDGAGPGTDGPDVPGGLDGLFRRHARLRVLVTSRLPLRLPGEHMIPLAPLDVPALGAEHDPAALGRYAVVALLVTRMRELRPTFRLTAAEAPAIAELCRCLDGLPRALELAARWTLVQSPAQLVTRLANRPGCLASPLLSHGSGESLHDTLYSALTALPPRRRTLLGLLATAPGTLGLDEVVPLSGRPVEECLAVLHDLTTHGLIRSLATPGGVRYRVLNLLRPLFRDETPRPVQTATVRRHEPRHPAAVPGRRPADAVPAALRTAPPVHPAPSGTAAGAASAVSAGAPAILPS